A stretch of DNA from Sulfitobacter pacificus:
CTATTTGCACGATATGGCCTTCTTTGGGGCGGGGGCGAATACCTCGCCCCCGCAGATATTTCCGTGGATTCTAAACGCCAAATAGGGCCCGAACAGGTGCAAACGCCTCCTTCCACGAAGCGCGCGCCTCAAGCCGTTCGATCCAGGCCGCGACGTTCGGGAGATCGTCAAGCGAGATATCAGACTGCACACGGTACATGAATGTCGAGGCCAGCGCGAAATCCGCAACGCTAAGATCGCCCGCGATCCAATCCTTGCCCGCAAGGCCGAATTCCAGCACTGCTAGGAACTGATCTACGTTCTTCAACTCGGCGTCTATGACGCTTTGATCCGCCTCTCCCATGCCGAACTTCGCTTTCAGGAACCGCTCGAACGACAACTTTTGCATTGCCGGACCAAGGTGAATTGTCTGCCAGTAAAGCCACTGATCCACCGTTGCCCGGGCCTTTGGGTCGTCAGGATAAAGACCGCGCTCGGGTTTCTTGCTTGCCAGATAGGAATTGATGGCGCGGGATTCCCATATCACGAAATCGCCGTCTGCCAGCACCGGCACCTTGGCATTGGGATTCATCGACAGGAATTCCACGCTGCGGTTGTCGCCGCCGCGTATGTCGACCTCGATGATCTCAAGATCGATCCCCAGTTCCAGGGCAACCGCCCGCACCCGAAGGGCGTTGGGCGAGAAATTGGCGTTGTAAAGCTTCATCATGGTTTCCTTATTGCGCCGGTGGGGTGAGCAGGGCCGCCTTGTTGGCAATCAAGAAATCACGCGCCGACTGGCCGGCCTGTCCGGTCAGTTTTTCCAGATCACCCGTTGCAACACTCAGATAGTCCTTGGCCATCGCCTCGTCGAAGGACGCAAAAACCTTTGCCATGAACTCTGGCAAGCCAGCGCCGATCATTGCCTGGACCAGATCGTCGGTTGAGATCGGGATATAGGGGATATCCTTGCCCGAGATTTCCGACAGGAAGGCCGCGATGTCGCTTTGGGAAAGCGCCGCGGGGCCGGTGATGTCCAAAACGCTTGAACCGGTTTCCTGCATCAGGGCCGCTGCAGCGGCGCGGGCGCAATCGGCGCGAGTAACATAGCCGGTTTTCCCCTCAGCGGCAGCGGCGAAGTGTTGCCCCATTCCAATGCTTTGCCCACCACCCATCAGCACCAGATCGGTGTAAAGGTTGTTGCGCAGGATGGTATAGTCGACACCGGTGTCCTTGATTAGCGCTTCGGTGTCGCTGTGATCTTTGGCGAACGTGATCGGGCTTTCCTCAACCGGGTTTGTCAATGACGTATAAACGATATGTGTGATCCCTTCCTTCGTCGCGGCTGCAACGGCGTTTTTATGCGCTGCCAGTCGCTTGCCTGGTTCCAGATCGTCGGTCGAAATGATCAGCAAACGCTTGCCACCCGCAAAAGCCGCGCTCAACGATGCGGGGTCGTTGAAATCACCCTTGCGGGCCTCAACTCCCTTGTCAGCCAGATCGGCCAGCTTTTCCGGCGAACGGGAGACGGCGATGATCGGACCGGCACCGGCCGCAATCAGATTGTCGATGACCTGTCGGCCAAGTTGGCCGGATGCACCGGTGACGATGAAAGGGCCGTTTTGAATGTTTGTCATTGGGTATTCCTCGATTTTTCGGGTTGGATTTGGATGTTCAAGCGTCTGATGGGATTCAGCCAAAGGTAAACGCGCTTTCGACTGCTCCGAGCACGTGATCCTCCAGCGTTTTCACGCCTTTGTCGGCAAGGGCGGCCCCCGCGACAACATGCAGCGGAATCAGATGTTCTTCGCGCGGGTTGGCATCGCGGGCACCAGGGGCGGCGTCCCACCGAGCCAGCATTTGATCACGCTCTGCTGGATCGGTGCGGGTGGCCGCATCGCTTAGCCAGCGGTCAAATTCCTGCCCGTTCACGGAATCGGTTGCACCACCCCGCATCGCATGCATCATTTTTTGCATGTTGTGATAGGTGTTGCCCGAACCGATGATCAGAACACCTTCATCTCGCAACGGTGCCAGTGCCCGCCCGACCGCAATATGCGCAGTTGGGTCAAGATCACTTCGCAAGCTAAGCTGCACACAGGGAATGTCTGCCTGCGGAAAGGCCACCTTGAGCGGGATGAACACGCCGTGATCGTAACCGCGCGCCTCATCAACGGGGCAGGGGAACCCGGCCGCCTCGACCAGCGTCTGCACCCTGTCGGACAGCGCGACATCGCCGGGCGCGGGCCAAGTCAGTTCGTAGGTGTGAGGTGGAAACCCGTTATAATCGAACAACAGCGACGGGGCCGGGTTTTTCTGCACCGTAAATTGCGGCTCTTCCCAATGGCCTGAAATCACCAGCAACGCCTTGGGGGCTTCCGGCAATGACGCGGACACATCGGCAAGGAACTCGCGCTGCCGGTTCCAGGTTTCTGGCGGGTCCCAGTCCATGAAGAAACAGGGGCCTCCACCGTGTGGAATGAACATCGTTGGCATTCGGGTCATGTACTGCATCCTTTCGTCTTTATTGCGAGCGAAGCCTGACGATCCAGCCCGCCTATGGTTGCTAAGATTCCGGTTACGCCGCGCTATTCAGCAAATCACCGTAGGGCGATTTCTTTTCGCGAACCCGGTTTTGCGTCAGGAACGATATGATCAGTGCCGCCCATGCGATGATCGCCGGCGGCCAGCCCGGATCGCCCGCAGCTATATGCGCTGAAGCGGCCAGCAACAGGTGCCAGAACATCGCCGCATAGGCGAAATCGGACAGGAACGTCGACGGGCGCCAAAGGATGACTACGGCCGCCACGATCTTTAGGATGGCCAACGGCCATATTATGTAGGTTGGGTACTTCAACAAGCCCTCATACATTCCCGCAACCATGTCATGCGCGGTGATGTAAAATGTCGCCCCGCCCAGATAGACCAACGCAACCAACCCGGTTGCCGCCCAGTATGTAATTTTCACAGATTTTTCGCTCATTTCGACGTCCGCTTTTTTTGTAATATTTGCCTGGGCATTCTTCCGAATGGCTCACCCTTGCTAGGTTTTGCTATTCGCTCTAGTATTATAAAGCGTCTTAGTTTTGAAAGAAAAGTAGGCACTGAAAAGTAACTGCCCTTGGAGAACCTCAAAATGAAACAAACAACACCGCCCGCGTGTCCCATGGACTCCATTCTGCGCTTGCTGATGGGGCCGTGGACAACTTATATTCTCTGGGTCCTTAGTGACGGCGGGCCACAACGTTTTGGGGTGCTAAAACGGGCAGTGCCGGGAATTTCGACTCGTGTTCTGACCGAACGGTTGCGAATGTTGCAGGCGGCCGGGGTGATCTGGCGCGATCAGACCCAAACGATCCCGCCCGCCGTTACCTATGGTCTGACTGAACGAGGTGACGATCTGCGCCAAGTGCTCGAATCCTTGGGTGAAGTCGCGCAGCGCTGGCAATCCGAAGGGGCGTTTGAAACGGGTGATGTTGCTGCAGAATGATCAATACGACGATGTAGTGGTCCACATAATTTTGATCTGCTACCGCAAAATCTGCCAATTTGAGCCAATATTAATTGCTTAGTATCCGGCTTGCCACGCTATATTTAACATAAGATAGATTATGCGTATTATTATCAATGTAGCCGCAAAGCTAAAATGTCACCCATGAGCAATTCAGGAATGTCACTCTCCCTTCCGAGACTGAGGGAGATTGGGCATGGGATGGGTGGTTATGAGCGAGCGCGAGTTGAAGCGCGTGGAGGTTTTGGCGCAGGTCGATGATGGACGGCTGAGCGTCGACAATGCTGCGAACATGCTGGCACTGACGCGTCGGCAGATTTTCCGGCTGCTGAAGCTTTATCGTCAGGATGGCGCGTCGGCGATCCGGCACAAGGCGCGCGGCAAGCCCCCGAACAATCGCATCCACAAAGCCAAACGGGATTACGCGCTGTCGCTGATCAAAGACAACTATCCCGACTTTGGGCCGACCCTGGCGGCGGAGATGCTGGCCGAGCATCATGGGTTCAAGGTGTCGCGCGAGACGGTTCGCAAGTGGATGCAGGAAGACGGTCTTTGGCTCTCGCGCAAACAGCGTCGGACATTTCATCAGCCCAGATTGCGCAGAGAATGCTTTGGCGAGCTCATACAGATTGACGGCTCGGAGCACCGCTGGTTCGAGGATCGGGGCGATCCCTGCACCCTGCTCGTCTTCATCGACGATGCCACCAGCACGCTCATGGAACTGCGCTTCGTCAAGTCAGAGAGCACCTTCAGCTATTTCGAAGCATTGGAGCGCTATCTGACGACGCACGGCCGCCCAGTTGCTTTCTACAGCGACAAGCACACGGTCTTTCGCGTGCCAAAACCCAGCGAGCACATGACCGGCATGACCCAGTTCGGACGCGCTCTGGCAGAGCTGCAGATCGAGATATTGTGCGCCAATACCAGCCAGGCCAAGGGCCGCGTGGAACGTGCGAACCGGACGTTACAGGACCGCCTGGTCAAAGAGTTGCGCATCGCGGGCATCTCGGACATGAAGGCTGCAAATGCCTTCCTTCCTGGCTTCATGGAACGCTATAACGACAGGCTTGCCAAGCCCGCTGCCCGTCCGGATAATTTGCACCGTGCGTTGAACGCCGCACCGGATCGGCTGGCCGAGATCTTCTGTCTGCGCAACAAACGCTATGTCAGCAAGGATCTGACCCTGAAGTACGACCACAAGCGCATCCGGCTGGAGGTCAACGATCTGACGCGCGGTTTGGTCGGTAAATACGCCGACACCTACGAGTTCCCTGACGGGCGCATCCAGGTTCGGCACAATGGCGTTGCCCTGCCCTGCACCATCTTCGATCCGCATCAGCAGCGCGTCACGCACGCGGCGATCACCGACAACAAACACCTCAGCGCAGTGCTGGCCCATATCAAGGCCGAACAGGACAAGGTCGCCGCCAGCGCCGAGGTGCGCCCGGAAAGTGCCAGAAACGGATACCAGAAGAACGGACGCCGCAACAACGGCTGGAACACCCTCGCAGACCGCAAGCGAAACGCGGCCAGCAAAGCCAGCCAGGGCTGCGATAATTGAGGTCTCCGCCCTGTCAGGCTTTGCTCCCCTCAGCGCATTTGGTGACACTTCTGCTTTGCAGACCGGGTGACATTTCTACTTGGTTGCAACATTATCAATAATATATTTAACGTTGTAATAATATACTAACGGAGTTATGCTGCTTATACCCTACTCGATAGGATGCTTCACATGCTTCGCTCATTTCGAAAATACTCAATTGTCGTCGTACTTGCACTTGTTGGTTCGTCCGTAGGTCTTGCCAATCGTGTTCAGGCTCAAACTTACCAGATCGACTGCGCAATACTGCTGTGCCTCTCTGGCGGTTGGCCAGCATCAGTTCCGTGCGCCCGTGCACGCGCCGAATTCATCCGCCGGATCACGCCTTGGCCTGTTGAACCGCCATTGCAGATTTGGCGGTGCCCGATGGGCGTATCGTATGATCCAGTTGCACCGTCGGATAATCAAGGTCGTTTCTACGATATTTTGTTCACTAGTCAGGATCGCCTGCGACCGCTTTTGGCGCCTACAACCGAACCTCTGCCTTCTGAAAATGCCGTTTTGAATTTTGACGGACCAAAGCCGAACTTGCTTCCGGAAGGACTTGCGCTCCAGTTGGTCCAAGACCGCGCTGACATCGACATCAGCGGCCCCGAATTCAACTTTGTACGCTCAATCCGCGTCTACGATGTTAGATACGCACGCCAAAACGAGTCTGGCCGTGACGGAGATTGCAACCGATCCGCAACCATTTACCTTGGCACCTATGGAACCCAAGGTGATTTTTCATGGGCTCGGTCTGCTCCAGCAGCTCTACCCGAGGCACATATTGGCCTTGAAAGATGGGGGTACAATTGCCCGAGTATTTACCATCGATCAGTTTTCGTTGATTGGCGCGACTATGAAGGAAACTACGGCTTCGAACAGGTCAATTACTGACGGAGCGTAAGGGTTATTACTTAATCGAAACTGGCCCCGTCGGAAGGTTTCTTCGTAAAACCACGCTAAGTGAGAACAATTAGCGAACCCGATCGCGAGCTTTCGTCTCGGTTTGGCCTGATGTTTAACGGTCGTGCAATTTTGCGCTCAGCGGCTCCGGAATGCCAGTCGAAGTCGCCGGACAGGATGATGTGCTCCCATCCGAGCGGCGATGTATGCGGCAGGAGGGCTGGATCGTATAAGGGGCTAGACTTCGCAAGATGGCCGGCGGCTTTATCCATGTAGATCGTGTTCCAGAACGTGATGGCGGCGATGACGAGGTTGAGCGCCATGGCGCGTTTCTGTTGGGCCGCGTCAGAGCGATCGTGGATACGCCCTTGTGAATGCGCAAATACGGCCCTGGCCAGCGAGTGGCGCGCTTCGCCCTTGTTGAGACCTGCGTGGCACTCCATGCGCAGATCGGCGTTCTCGATCCAGTCGAGCATGAAGAGCGTGCGTTCGATCCGGCCGATTTCACCGAGGGCAAGATACAGCCGGTTCTGTTGCCGGTACGCCCCAAGCTTGCGCAGGATTTCGGACGGTTTCAGAGACTTGTCCTGAATGCTGGCCGCGAGCCGCATGATGTCGCCCCAATGCTGCCGGATCACCTCTTCGTTGATCGGCTTGCCGATGATGGGCGACAAGTTTGCCCACGCCTTCGCGCTTCCGAAGCAGGCCAACCGCCGATCGGGAAAATCGCGCAAACGCGGCGCGAAGGTCATCCCCAACAGATGGAATAGAGCAAAGACGTGGTCCGACACGCCGCCGGTATCTGTGTAATGGACGAGGGGGTCAAAGCTGGCTGGATTTCCCAGGAGACCATCGAGCACAAAGGGTGCCTCCCCTGCCGTCGCTCCGATCACACTGGAATGGAACGATCCGTATTGGCCTGACAGGAAGGAGTAGATCTTCAGCCCGGGGTCTGGCCCGTATTTGGCGTTGATGACCCCGCTGCCCCGGTTCGCGGAGAAGAATTGGCCGTCCGACGAGCTGTGTTCGGCCGCGCCCCAGTGCTGCGCAAAGGAAAGGCCATGATGAGCGTCTACAATGCGGCCCAAGGCATCGGCGAACGTCTCTGGCCGCAGGTACCATGTCTGCGCCCAGGTCAGCTGCGCATGACTGACACGCGATGAGGCATAGGCCATCCGCTCAAGGCCGAGATTGGTCGCCCCGGCCAGAATCGTGGCCAAGACGGCAGCCGGCTCATCGTGATGCTTGCCAGACCGCAGATCGGTGAAGGCGTCGAGGAATTCCGTCTGCGCATTCACCTCCCAAAGCAACTCCGTGATGCGGATACGTGGCATCACGGCGTCAATCGCCCGCTCCAGACGCACTGCAGCGGGAGGTGTCACCGCGTCATGTGGCGTGATCTTCAGTCGCCCGCGCTCAATCCGGACACTAGGGAAAGCATTGCGTTTCAAGGCGTGGTCCACTTGGTCAAGGCGTTTCGCCAGCGTGGCCCGGCGATCAGCCAGCCAAGCCTCCGGATTGGTCTCGAAGCCAGCGTCCCGCATAGCGGCTTCGGCATTGTCTCGGGGCATGAGATAGCTGTCGAACCGGCGATACTCACGGCTGCCATCGACCCAGACATCCCCGGCGCGCAAACGGTCTCGCAAGGTGGAGACAACGGCGGTTTCGTAAACGCGTCGTTTCGGTTGACCGTCCTGAACGATCAGCGACCGCCAATGCTTGGCGGCAAAGGGCATGGGCGGATCATCCGGCAACTTGCGCTTGCCGGTCTGGTTCTGGTCGCGCAACAAGGCAATCGCGTCCTTGAGCTCATCCCCTGCATCGGTGGCATTGAACTGGAAGGCTTCAAGAAAAGCAGGAGCGAACTTACGCATATAGGCATAGCGCTCAGCCGCCAGGGAAAGCGGATCACTGGTGGCCAGTTCCCCGAAGCCGGCGATTTCAGCTCGAGTGCCCAAGAGCTTGTCCCAACCGATTTCTACATCGAGCGCAGCAAAGGGATCCTGCCCCAATTCTTGTGCGCGGGCCATGGCATCAATGGACTCGCCGAAGAGCTGCATCAGCTTGCCGACCCGTGCCTTGCCCATACGCCAAACCTCCTCCTGGCGGTTGCGGGATCTTGAGAACAGCTGGCCGGTCAGCCGCTCGAACATGGCGATGGTCGCGTCGGTGATCGTGATGGATAAATCCGTCATCTGTGCCGCCAGCGTTGCGATCCGCCGCCGCTCACCAAAATCGTTCAGCAAACTCACGGGTGCCACGGCGCCTTCGCGCGCGAACTTGAGCAGCCGGTCCGGGTGCAAGCCCTGTCCAAGGTCTGGCGGCAAGTCCAATGATCGCAGATATTTCAGACGGTCCAGAAGCGCGGTCATGCTGGCGGGACTCGTCGAATGCGGAAAGCCGCGCAACCAGGTGAGCCGCGTTTGCCCAACGGATGGGTCGTTCACCAGAAGCCTCTGCAGCCTGCCGCGCTGCTCTGGTGATAGGGCGTCGAACAGCGCAGCGGCAGCCTCCCGCCGCGCGCGTGCGCGGCCCTTCAAAGCGAGGCGCTCGATTGTGCCGACGCTCGGCAACGCCAGACGGTGCCTTCGCAGTGCCGCAATGAGCGTCTCGACAATATTGACGCCGTGATCCGTCGCGAATGCGGCCCTCGTGGCAATATCCTCTGCTTGCTGCACATGCTCCGGCCCGAAGGAAGACAGCCCCAAATGATGCATCGCGAGGGCATGGTGTTCGTGCCGGGTATTTCGCCTGACGGCATAATCGTCGAGAGAACAAGCATCGACCTGAAGTTGCTCTGCAAGCCAGGTGATCATTTCAGCGGGCGGCATAAGGTCTTCGCCCCACCCCAGGCCAGGGTGGCGCAGCAAGGAAATATGCACCGCAAGCCCAAGGTGGTTTTCGGCGCGGCGTCGGGTACGGATCAGGTCAATGTCATCTCCGCTCAGCAGATAGTGACGGATCAAGGCTTCGGAATCTGTCGGCACCCCGAAGAGTTCCGCATACGCGCGGGAGGAAAGAAGTCTGCGGGCCATAAGGTGTCCTCAAAACGCTGTTGCAAGTTTGAAGACGCCCAATATTATAGAGACTGATAAAAAGACAGATTTACCGTCCTAATCCAAGATTAGAGCGGCCACAGGAAATCAGGCCCTAAAACGGTCGTTTTGGAGACACCATGCCACGCACAGGCGACATTCTCGGATATGCAAGGGTCTCAACCGCTGATCAGGATCTGTCTGGCCAGAAAGACCGACTGCTACAGCACGGCGCGGTACGCGTGTTCGAGGACGTGATCTCAGGCAAGACGTTCAACCGACCCGGTCTGGCTGCCTTACTCGATCAGGCCCGCCCCAACGATACGCTTGCTGTCATCCGGCTCGATCGTCTGGGTCGGTCGCTCAAGGAACTGCTCAAAACGGTCGATGACCTCAAGGCCAGAGAAATCAATCTGATCAGCCTGGAGGAGCGGATCGACACAACGTCCGCCGCAGGTGAACTGGTGTTCCATGTCTTCGGCGCCATTGCGCATTTCGAGCGCCGCCTGATCTCGGAGCGCACCAAAGACGGACTGATCAACGCCCGAAAGCATGGTCGCGCCCCTGGGCGACCGCCATTGCCGCCCGAAACAATCTCAGCTCTCCAAGACCTCGTCGGCGCAGGAAAATCCGTCTCACAAGCCGCCAAACACCTCGGCATAGGCAGGTCAACAGCTTACAAGGTGATCAGAAACGCCACACAGTAACCCGTGTTCAGGATCCGTTCTCCCTTAGCGTGGTTTTACGAAGAAACCTTCCGATGGGGCCAATAAGCATGAGAACATCTTAGATCATTCAAAAACATTGCGCACCGGATTTATGCACCAATCTATGGGCCTTGTTACTATGGCCAGTGCCGACCGTTGCAAATATCATGATTTTCGCGACAGCTCGCTTGTTCGGTTTGCGCCTATAGCATACGAGCCCCAAGTTCTGGGAATTGGCGGTTTGGACCGACTACGTTGCCCTTGTTATCCTATCGCTTCTGTTTCTTGATCCTTAAGCGTATCTGCCAGAAACTTAGCGAATGGCACGATATCTTCTCGGACGCTCGCGGCTTCCAGCGCGACCATATATGCGGCACGGTTTTCGACTTTTATCACCGTCCATGGTTGTCCTGCTGCAGCCAACATCACATTCATCAAGAACCGAGCCGTACGGCCGTTCCCATCTAAGAACGGGTGTATGAATACAAAGATAAAATGACCGAGCACTACACGAACCGCAGGATTGGTCTCAGCCCGTAGAAGTTCGAAAAACACAGGCATACATTCACGGACGGCTTCGACGCTCATCGGCACATGCTGAGAGCCGCGAATGTAGACTGGCGCGTTTCGATAGCCCGCAAGCTGCGACGCCTTCAGTATGCCTGCCCCCACAGATGGCGTGAACAACGCCCGGTACCATGCTGTCAGATCACGCTCTGCGACTTCTCCAACATCTTCACCTTCAAGAACGGCGCGCACGCTTTCACGGACGCTTTGAAACGCCTCCCAATAGCCGCGTGCCGCAAGTGCATCTTTCATCGCAAGATCTTCTTTGTCCCCATCCGGGTTCCAACCTCCTGAGCGCACTTTCTCAATCAGTTCGGGTGAGACCCGATAGCCCTCGATGGACAGCGAATGATAGGCATCGGTCACATAGATTTCATCCATCGCGGTCAGATAGGCTTCGGCATCATTTGTGATCGGCTGAGCGGCAGGAAAATGCGCGATCACTGCTTCGCGCATGGCTTCCCACTTTAACCGGATGCGGTGCACATGCGGTGACGTTTCCCGCCCGGCATTGAGGACAGTCACGCTTTCCGCAAACGGATCGCTCATCCGCACATCATGTGACGCCGCTTTCATAGTTGAGACGATTTCATCGGCAATTCTTGTCTTGCCAATACTTCGAAACGCCCCCGCCAATCGCCCTGCTGCACTGGTGTGCCCACCCTCCAAAAGTCGCGCCAAGAGGGCAGAAGCATCTGGTATAATCGCTAGGATCGTCCGCGCATCTGTCGCGTTCTGTTTGAAGAAATTTTCAGGTACGCGGATCAATGCCTCTTCTATTGAGAACAGGCGTAACCCATCTTTGACGACAAGCGCGTCTCCCATCGCAAACGTCGCACGGGTCTCGAAGATCGAGGTCTTGTGTGGGAAGTCAGTTTTCATATTGCCCGCCTTCGGGGCTCGGACGAGCAGCTGCACCGGGACTGCCGTATCGCCTGCATGCAACTTCAGGGACTGCTCGGGTGACAACGACCAATCCTCACCAAATCGATCCGAGAGGTATTGGGCACAGAATCCCCAGAAGGAGGTGTACCAAGCGGTACTTTCACCGACGCGTTCGTCAGGCCGGGACATAATGTACCAGCCTTTGATCACTTCTTTTATAAATCCAGCTTTCAGCAATCGTTCCCGATGAGTTCTGGTCAAATTGGTAGACCTAATAGCGATGACACCCTTTGACTGAAGGTCGCTGATAACCTCCAAGGACTCCGCCAATTTCTCCGCTGCACTTGCCATCTCACAAACCCTCCACCTGTTCGGTCATTAGGGTTTGAGGCTGTAGTATATTTAGGCTTTAATGTCGATCACGTTTTAGGTTTTTGAGTTGTGAAATTTTTAGAATATTAAACCCAATCAAGAAAAAAACGGCACCGTACATGTCATTATTGATGTACAGATATACGTTTTCTGCGCTGTGCAAACACACGTAATCTCTGTCGATCATTACCGCGCTTACCTGCTTCACCTAAGATACTATCAGATCGCGTGCCTTGTGACCCAGCAGGCATTATTCATCAATGACGCCCACCCCGGCATCGTCCAACTGCTCCCGATCTGGCAGATCTCGCAGGCTTTCGAGATCAAACGCCACGAGGAATTTCTCCGTCGTCACGAAGGTGTAAGGCGCACCTCTGCGGGGACTGCGCGGCCCGGTGGCAATGAGATCCCGCGCATGCAGCCGCCCAATCACGTCACGGCTGATCTCCTTGCCAAAAATGTCCTTTAACCCATCACGCGTAATCGGCTGATTGTAGGCCACCGCGGCCAGAACGGCGACGTCAAACTCGCGCAAATCCAGATCCTGCCCACCTACATCCGCCGCAGCCCGGACCACAGCAGCATAAGTCGCGCGCGTGCGCAGCATCCAGCCACCAGCGACTGCCTCAAGCTCATAGGGACGTTCGGCCAAGTCTACCTGCAAATCCTGAATCAGCAGATCGACTGAAGCTCCCTGCCCTACAACGCGCGCCAGATCCTCGCGTGGCACCGGCGAAGCAGAGGCAAACAGCACCGCCTCGATCCTGCGCATCCACTCGCGCCAACGCAGTTCAACCGGTAGCTCCTCAAGCTCGCGGTCAACATCTGCGTCAGGCCGATCCTTTGCCATTTCAGACCCCGTACAATCGGGAGGTGTCGCGTCCGGTCAATTCCCGCACCACACCCAAGGCGACTAACCGATCACAGAGCCGCCGCGCCGCGCGGCCGCTCATGCCAGTGCGACCGGTCAAAGCGATCGCCGGCGACAGCGCATCTTTCGACAGGAATAGCGCGACCGCGTCCGCTGCCCCCTTCGCTCGCAGCTTTGGGATGACGGCCCGCAGGCGCGCTGCGCGACGGGTCAGGTCAGACGCAATCGGGAGCGTCGCACCAATCGAAGAGACCAACGCTGTATGACAGGCCAGCTGCAGCTCCTCGCCCTTGGTGCGCAGATCGCGCGATTTCAACTCGGTCGCCAGAAGCGGCAGAACGTGGGTCCATCCCAAAGACTGTGCCAAGACGGCATCGGCAACGATCAAGGCCATGACCTCCTCACGCGGATGCGCCGCCAGAACCACTTCCATAATAGTCGCGGCGCGCATGACCGGCCCACCCCGCCCCGTATCCAACCACGTGGCAATCTGTTCAGCGGTTACGGAAGGCAAAACGCGCTGCAGCGCCTTCACCGAGATGGGTCGTGCGGCCGCCCGCTGCCATTGCAGAAAGATCGCCCCCGCAGGACCTGGCTGATCGCCCGGTCGCAACAGATGCACTGCGTCCCGAAGCTCCCCTGCCCTTTCGGGTCGACCCAGCAAACGCATGCAAGCCTCTGACGCGGTCAGGCTCAGCCTGTCCCGCAACAAGGCGTGGGGGACATCCGCGCGCCCCACCACAAGATGCAGCGTGGCCAGTGCCGCCCCTGACAAAAACGCCACATCTTCAAGGGTTTCCGCGCGCGCAGA
This window harbors:
- a CDS encoding glutathione S-transferase family protein, producing MKLYNANFSPNALRVRAVALELGIDLEIIEVDIRGGDNRSVEFLSMNPNAKVPVLADGDFVIWESRAINSYLASKKPERGLYPDDPKARATVDQWLYWQTIHLGPAMQKLSFERFLKAKFGMGEADQSVIDAELKNVDQFLAVLEFGLAGKDWIAGDLSVADFALASTFMYRVQSDISLDDLPNVAAWIERLEARASWKEAFAPVRALFGV
- a CDS encoding NAD(P)H-binding protein, translating into MTNIQNGPFIVTGASGQLGRQVIDNLIAAGAGPIIAVSRSPEKLADLADKGVEARKGDFNDPASLSAAFAGGKRLLIISTDDLEPGKRLAAHKNAVAAATKEGITHIVYTSLTNPVEESPITFAKDHSDTEALIKDTGVDYTILRNNLYTDLVLMGGGQSIGMGQHFAAAAEGKTGYVTRADCARAAAAALMQETGSSVLDITGPAALSQSDIAAFLSEISGKDIPYIPISTDDLVQAMIGAGLPEFMAKVFASFDEAMAKDYLSVATGDLEKLTGQAGQSARDFLIANKAALLTPPAQ
- a CDS encoding winged helix-turn-helix transcriptional regulator, encoding MKQTTPPACPMDSILRLLMGPWTTYILWVLSDGGPQRFGVLKRAVPGISTRVLTERLRMLQAAGVIWRDQTQTIPPAVTYGLTERGDDLRQVLESLGEVAQRWQSEGAFETGDVAAE
- a CDS encoding Tn3 family transposase → MARRLLSSRAYAELFGVPTDSEALIRHYLLSGDDIDLIRTRRRAENHLGLAVHISLLRHPGLGWGEDLMPPAEMITWLAEQLQVDACSLDDYAVRRNTRHEHHALAMHHLGLSSFGPEHVQQAEDIATRAAFATDHGVNIVETLIAALRRHRLALPSVGTIERLALKGRARARREAAAALFDALSPEQRGRLQRLLVNDPSVGQTRLTWLRGFPHSTSPASMTALLDRLKYLRSLDLPPDLGQGLHPDRLLKFAREGAVAPVSLLNDFGERRRIATLAAQMTDLSITITDATIAMFERLTGQLFSRSRNRQEEVWRMGKARVGKLMQLFGESIDAMARAQELGQDPFAALDVEIGWDKLLGTRAEIAGFGELATSDPLSLAAERYAYMRKFAPAFLEAFQFNATDAGDELKDAIALLRDQNQTGKRKLPDDPPMPFAAKHWRSLIVQDGQPKRRVYETAVVSTLRDRLRAGDVWVDGSREYRRFDSYLMPRDNAEAAMRDAGFETNPEAWLADRRATLAKRLDQVDHALKRNAFPSVRIERGRLKITPHDAVTPPAAVRLERAIDAVMPRIRITELLWEVNAQTEFLDAFTDLRSGKHHDEPAAVLATILAGATNLGLERMAYASSRVSHAQLTWAQTWYLRPETFADALGRIVDAHHGLSFAQHWGAAEHSSSDGQFFSANRGSGVINAKYGPDPGLKIYSFLSGQYGSFHSSVIGATAGEAPFVLDGLLGNPASFDPLVHYTDTGGVSDHVFALFHLLGMTFAPRLRDFPDRRLACFGSAKAWANLSPIIGKPINEEVIRQHWGDIMRLAASIQDKSLKPSEILRKLGAYRQQNRLYLALGEIGRIERTLFMLDWIENADLRMECHAGLNKGEARHSLARAVFAHSQGRIHDRSDAAQQKRAMALNLVIAAITFWNTIYMDKAAGHLAKSSPLYDPALLPHTSPLGWEHIILSGDFDWHSGAAERKIARPLNIRPNRDESSRSGSLIVLT
- a CDS encoding ISNCY family transposase yields the protein MGWVVMSERELKRVEVLAQVDDGRLSVDNAANMLALTRRQIFRLLKLYRQDGASAIRHKARGKPPNNRIHKAKRDYALSLIKDNYPDFGPTLAAEMLAEHHGFKVSRETVRKWMQEDGLWLSRKQRRTFHQPRLRRECFGELIQIDGSEHRWFEDRGDPCTLLVFIDDATSTLMELRFVKSESTFSYFEALERYLTTHGRPVAFYSDKHTVFRVPKPSEHMTGMTQFGRALAELQIEILCANTSQAKGRVERANRTLQDRLVKELRIAGISDMKAANAFLPGFMERYNDRLAKPAARPDNLHRALNAAPDRLAEIFCLRNKRYVSKDLTLKYDHKRIRLEVNDLTRGLVGKYADTYEFPDGRIQVRHNGVALPCTIFDPHQQRVTHAAITDNKHLSAVLAHIKAEQDKVAASAEVRPESARNGYQKNGRRNNGWNTLADRKRNAASKASQGCDN
- a CDS encoding DoxX family protein, whose translation is MSEKSVKITYWAATGLVALVYLGGATFYITAHDMVAGMYEGLLKYPTYIIWPLAILKIVAAVVILWRPSTFLSDFAYAAMFWHLLLAASAHIAAGDPGWPPAIIAWAALIISFLTQNRVREKKSPYGDLLNSAA
- a CDS encoding DODA-type extradiol aromatic ring-opening family dioxygenase, with translation MTRMPTMFIPHGGGPCFFMDWDPPETWNRQREFLADVSASLPEAPKALLVISGHWEEPQFTVQKNPAPSLLFDYNGFPPHTYELTWPAPGDVALSDRVQTLVEAAGFPCPVDEARGYDHGVFIPLKVAFPQADIPCVQLSLRSDLDPTAHIAVGRALAPLRDEGVLIIGSGNTYHNMQKMMHAMRGGATDSVNGQEFDRWLSDAATRTDPAERDQMLARWDAAPGARDANPREEHLIPLHVVAGAALADKGVKTLEDHVLGAVESAFTFG